One Dama dama isolate Ldn47 chromosome 31, ASM3311817v1, whole genome shotgun sequence genomic window carries:
- the LOC133050060 gene encoding olfactory receptor 5K1 has product MAKENHTIKNEFILTGFTDHPEMKTLLFVVFLTIFLITMVGNLGLMILISKEHRLHTPMYIFLGNLALVDSCCACAVTPKMLRNFFSKNRMISLYECMAQFYFLCTVETADCFLLAAMAYDRYVAICKPLQYYTMMSKKLCIQMTTGAYTAGNLHSMIHVGLLFRLTFCGSNHINHFYCDILPLYRLSCVDPYVNELVLFIFSGSIQVFTTGSVLISYLYILSNIFKMKSKKGRVKAFSTCASHFLSVSLFYGSLFFMYIRPNLLEEGDKDIPAAILFTKVVPLLNPFIYSLRNKEVITVLRKILKKEKSQKSLKQMTSTIA; this is encoded by the coding sequence ATGGCTAAAGAAAATCATACCATAAAAAATGAGTTTATCCTCACAGGATTTACAGATCACCCCGAGATGAAGACCCTTCTGTTTGTGGTGTTTCTTACCATCTTTCTGATCACCATGGTGGGCAACCTTGGCCTGATGATACTGATTTCAAAAGAGCATCGTCTACACACACCGATGTATATCTTTCTGGGAAACCTCGCTCTTGTGGATTCTTGCTGTGCCTGTGCTGTGACTCCTAAGATGTTAAGGAACTTCTTTTCCAAAAACAGAATGATTTCCCTCTATGAATGCATggcacaattttattttctttgcactGTTGAGACTGCAGATTGCTTTCTCCTGGCAGCAATGGCTTATgatcgctatgtggccatctgcaaaccatTGCAATATTACACGATGATGTCAaagaaactctgcattcagatgaccACAGGGGCCTACACAGCTGGGAACCTGCATTCCATGATTCATGTAGGCCTTCTATTTAGGTTAACTTTCTGTGGATCAAATCACATCAACCACTTTTACTGTGATATTCTTCCTTTATACAGGCTCTCCTGTGTTGACCCTTACGTCAATGAACTggtattatttatcttttcaggTTCAATTCAAGTCTTCACAACAGGTAGTGTCTTAATATCTTATCTCTACATTCtctcaaacattttcaaaatgaaatccaAAAAGGGGAGGGTCAAAGCTTTTTCTACCTGTGCGTCCCACTTCTTGTCAGTTTCATTATTCTACGGATCTCTTTTTTTCATGTACATTAGACCAAATTTGCTTGAAGAAGGGGACAAAGATATACCAGCTGCTATTTTGTTTACAAAAGTCGTTCCTTTACTAAATCCTTTTATTTATAGCCTAAGAAATAAGGAAGTAATAACTGTCTTGAGAAAaattctgaagaaagaaaaatcgcaaaaaagtttaaaacaaatgaCGTCTACTATAGCTTAA